In a single window of the Antedon mediterranea chromosome 1, ecAntMedi1.1, whole genome shotgun sequence genome:
- the LOC140040133 gene encoding protein FAM167A-like → MPDGDNMEVTSPIKIQIHEYAKDFDSPRSPTVKKLSTSDILEVIHEDRESEMTRLKFVAKKLNLATRRPSYMKWLEDLKKPALASYDKNCENRKETKAYGERKREVEEGISWLKSELMLMRQQDQTLAQTLLSLRAEINEMRLQMSCNEHKEIIEDVRLSIVDEDETASDYNDLATTDRPPNFCEMDHERPLKTLGVTRMNLRARRFSLM, encoded by the exons ATGCCTGATGGTGATAATATGGAAGTTACGTCACCAATAAAAATCCAAATTCACGAATATGCGAAAGACTTTGATTCGCCTCGATCACCAACCGTTAAAAAGTTATCAACTAGTGATATCTTGGAGGTCATACACGAAGATAGGGAGAGCGAAATGACTCGGCTGAAATTTGTAGCAAAGAAATTAAATCTAGCAACTAGAAGACCATCATATATGAAGTGGCTTGAGGACTTGAAAAAGCCAGCGCTTGCTAGTTATGATAAAAATTGTGAAAACAGGAAAGAAACAAAAGCGTATGGAGAGAGGAAACGAGAAGTGGAAGAGGGAATATCGTGGCTTAAAAGTGAATTG atGTTAATGAGACAACAGGATCAGACGTTAGCCCAGACGTTACTAAGTCTTCGCGCCGAAATCAACGAAATGCGACTCCAAATGAGTTGCAATGAACATAAAGAAATCATAGAGGATGTGCGCTTGTCGATCGTTGACGAAGATGAGACAGCCAGCGATTACAATGATTTAGCCACAACGGACAGACCGCCAAACTTTTGTGAAATGGATCATGAACGACCGCTTAAGACACTCGGTGTGACGCGTATGAACTTACGCGCACGCAGGTTTTCGCTCATGTGA